The genomic stretch GCCTCAGCACCGTCCTGGCCAAGCTGCCGGCCCTCAATTCCCCGACCATCTCGCACCTGACCAACGAGGAGTGGGTCAGCGTCGAGGTCATCCTGAACGAGCAGGTGGTCCGCGACATCCTCCCCGAGATCAAGCGCGCCGGCGCCTCGGGGATCGTCGAATACCCGTTAAACAAGGTGATTCCCTAGGCTTGACAGGCCTTCCCCCTAGCCGCTAAGGGGAAAATCCGTTAAGGTATGGATCTATGTCCGAAACTCCCGAAGTCAAAAGCGAAACGCCCGCCGACCCCAATGCCTGGGTGCCCAATTTCACCCTGCCCAAGGCGGCCGAGGGCAAAGAAGTCTTAGTGGCCTCCTGTCCCCCGGAAGAGGAGTACAAGAAGGTCAAGCTCAAGAAGAAGCCGAAGACCGTCGCCGTGGTCGACGAGGACTCCTGCGTGGGCTGCGAGTACTGCGTCCACGTCTGCCCCATCCCCAACTGCCTGGCCCTGGTTTCCCGCGAGGACAACCCGGCCCAGATCGAGACCACCTGCGTGGTCAACGAGGACACCTGCATCGCCTGCCGCAACTGCGAGACCGCCTGCCCCTACGACGCCATCCACGTGGTCAAACGCGAGGAGATCGAGCAGTGGAAGCACTCGGTCAACCTGCCCAAGCTGGCGGTGGGCGAAGAATAACTATTTGATTTTATTAGATTTATAATATTGTTTGGAAATACTTCGCAACGGATCGTCGAAGCCCTCGATAATAGGTACAGAATTCCAAAACGATCCTCCTTTTAAAGGGCCCCTTCGGGGGCCCTTTAAGTTTTTATAAGCCCCTGCCTTTTTTCACCACCAAGGGATCCAGATAGACGTCCGGGACGCAGACCCCCACTTCCTCCACACGACTCAGCGCCGGCGTATAGGTCGTTTGATGGGTCTCGCTGATCCAACCGCCCTCGGACGCCTTCACGTAGTATTGAAACTTCACCGCCCGCGGGTACCAGAACATCATTGGGATGTAGATATCCGTCGGCTCGCGCTTGCGGAAGCCGGCGAAGGTGATCTGAAAGTCCTTCTGGCCCAGCGGGAGGTTGATCTTGAGGTAGGCCGGGTGCTTTTGAAAATTCATCTGGTAGGCGAGGGTCAGCTCGAGGGGGCGCTCGGACTTATAATCCGGCGGCACCTGCACCTGGCCGTGGAGGCGGATGGTCTGGCAGGACTCGTCGTAAAAATTTCCACGCGCCCCAGACGGGGCGAAGGCGGCGGCCAGGAAGAGGGCTATCGCGAGGCAGGTCTTTCGAAAATCTCGTCTCATCGGCGGCCCACCTTCAAAGTCTCGAGCTGGAGGGCGGTCTGGCAGAGCACCTTCCCGTCCTTTTTAATGCGCTGAGGATGATAAACGCTGCGATGGTACTCGCTTCGTCCCCTGCCGCCGGGCAAGGTCGCGAAATATTGGAACTCGATCTTGTCGGAGAAAAAAAACATCGGGGGGACGAAGATCGCGCCTTGGATATTCTCTTCGAAGCCCGAGAGGACGAAAAAGAACCGCGAGCCTTCGATCGGATAATTGGTCAGCAGGGTCGCGGGCGTCGCCTGGCCCGGCAAACGATAGGTCACGGTGAGCAGCACCGGAGCCCCCGCCTCCATCCCCGCCGGGCGCTCGATCGCGCCGCTCAGGCGCAGCCACTGGCAGGCCGGGCCATAGTCGTCCCAGGGAAAGACCCGCGCCTCGGCGACAGGCGCGGCCAGGCACCAGCACAGCGCCAAGAGCCAAACTTGTCTCGCCCTTCTCATCCCGATTATCCTATATAGAGAATCCCCGCTATGTCCACTTATGCCATCGGCGACATCCAGGGCTGCTTCCTCACGCTGCAAAGGCTGCTCGAGCGCATTGCCTTCGATCCGGCTCGCGACCGCCTCTGGCTGGTCGGCGACCTCGTCAACCGCGGCCCGCGCTCGCTCGAAGTGCTGCGCTGGGCCCGCGGCCTGGGCGAGAGCGTCGTCGCGGTCCTGGGCAACCACGACCTGCACCTGCTGGCCCGTGCCGCCGGGGTGACCCACGCCAGACGCCGCGACAGCCTGGAACAGGTCCTTCAAGCCGCCGACCGCGAAGACTTGCTCGACTGGCTGCGGCATCGGCCGCTGCTGCACCGCGAGGGAGACCACGCCTTGGTGCACGGCGGCCTCGATCCCTCTTGGACCTTGGAAGAGTCGGAAGGCCTGGCGCGCGAGGCCGAAGCCGCCCTGCGCGGCCCGCGTGGCCGCGAGGCCTTGGCCGCGGTCTACGCCGGGCGTCCTGAGCGTTGGGAGGGCTCGGCCACCGGCACGCAGCGCTTGCAATCCACCCTGCACATCCTCACACGGATCCGCGTCTGCCACCCGGACGGCCGCATCGACTTCGCCTTCAAGGGAGAGCCCGAGGCGGCGCCCGAGGGATTCCTGCCCTGGTACGAGATCCCGGGCCGCAAGAGCCGCGGGGCCACCCTCGTCTTCGGCCACTGGGCGGCCCTGGGCCTGCGCCTGATGCCGGGCGCCCTCGCCCTGGACAGCGGCTGCGCCTGGGGCCGGGAGCTGAGCGCCCTGCGCCTGGAAGACCGCGCGGTCTTTCAGCAGCCCTGTCTCGACCTCACCACTTCTTGAAGATGAAGAAGACCGCGGCGACCAGGCAGGCGAAGCCGACCGCGTAATTCCACTTGAAGGGCTCTTTCAGATAAAGCACCGAGAAGATCCCGAAGACGACGAGGGTGATGACCTCCTGGATGGTCTTCAACTGGGCGCCGTTGTACTGGTAAGAACCGATCCGATTGGCCGGCACCTGGAAGCAGTATTCCAAAAAGGCGATGCCCCAGCTGATGATAATAACCTTCCAGAGCGGGACCTCGCGGAACTTGAGGTGCCCGTACCAGGCGAAGGTCATGAAGACGTTGGAAATGGTCAGCAAGATGATGGTCGCCATGGGGCGAGCCCTAAAAAAGGCCCGCTAAAAGCACAAATAAAATCCATTTGGCCTTTTTCGGGCAATTTTGCTAGCTCCCCGCCATCCGCAAATCGACCCCTTCCCTGTTTCGAGGAGGAAATATGTCGCTCACCGCGAAGGAATGCGTCGCCGAGATCCTCGGCACCTTTATCTTGGTCTTCTTCGGCGACATGGCCGTGCACATGGCCGTGCACACCGGCGGCATGGATCTCTGGGGCGTCTCGATGCTCTGGGGACTCGCGGTGGTCATGGCCTGCTACGCGGTCGGCCCCGTCTCCGGCGCCCACCTCAATCCCGCGGTCACCCTCGCGATGGCCTGCTACCGCGGCTTCTCGTGGAAAAAGGTCGTTCCCTACATCGCC from Deltaproteobacteria bacterium PRO3 encodes the following:
- a CDS encoding 4Fe-4S dicluster domain-containing protein; this encodes MSETPEVKSETPADPNAWVPNFTLPKAAEGKEVLVASCPPEEEYKKVKLKKKPKTVAVVDEDSCVGCEYCVHVCPIPNCLALVSREDNPAQIETTCVVNEDTCIACRNCETACPYDAIHVVKREEIEQWKHSVNLPKLAVGEE
- a CDS encoding symmetrical bis(5'-nucleosyl)-tetraphosphatase encodes the protein MSTYAIGDIQGCFLTLQRLLERIAFDPARDRLWLVGDLVNRGPRSLEVLRWARGLGESVVAVLGNHDLHLLARAAGVTHARRRDSLEQVLQAADREDLLDWLRHRPLLHREGDHALVHGGLDPSWTLEESEGLAREAEAALRGPRGREALAAVYAGRPERWEGSATGTQRLQSTLHILTRIRVCHPDGRIDFAFKGEPEAAPEGFLPWYEIPGRKSRGATLVFGHWAALGLRLMPGALALDSGCAWGRELSALRLEDRAVFQQPCLDLTTS
- a CDS encoding DMT family protein, whose translation is MATIILLTISNVFMTFAWYGHLKFREVPLWKVIIISWGIAFLEYCFQVPANRIGSYQYNGAQLKTIQEVITLVVFGIFSVLYLKEPFKWNYAVGFACLVAAVFFIFKKW